In the genome of Patescibacteria group bacterium, one region contains:
- a CDS encoding DNA-directed RNA polymerase subunit beta, whose translation MSTKNTPAKREQKIFGKFKAPLTEMPNLVEAQLNSYKLLLESGLEEVFREFSSIKDYSGKKFELDFAGFKLGAPQYDEFYAKDNKLSYEAPLKVIVRLKNKTIGGTKEQEIFMADFPLMTPHGTFIIAGIERVIVPQLARSFGVFFTSGEIKGKTYFGAKIIPSRGAWIEIESESDGSLYVRIDRKRKFPVTSLLRILGATTDADIHALFAGNPEAKASIENSLAKDHAKTVEESYIEIHKRLRDGDLATADNAREFIKTIFDKERYDISRVGRFRFNKRFEKSMQEESLERRTIDLDDVATIVKHVISLNNTPDSREDDIDHLGSRRVRYVGELLQQKIRVGLSQMKRNIQDRMSTIESDVTMPVQFISPKPLQARIKEFFTTNQLSQFMQQENILSELEHLRTLSALGPGGLDRLRAGFEVRDVHPSHYGRLCPIHTPEGPNIGLILRLCTYARLNEFGMIETPYAKVKNGKITGEIQYLNALEEESFNIAHAATQYDKDGNLTEEETEVRSNGNPIVVARNDVHYIDVATNQAFSIATSMIPFLNHDDASRALMGSNMQKQATPCIIPEAPLVATGIEEKAARDTGRLILADEDGVISAVDARQITLKTNKGKEITHKLVNYSRTNGFTAFHQRPVVNLNQKVEKGELLADTSSSDGGQMALGQNMLIAFMSWSGNNYEDAIILSEKLVKESKFTSIHLEEFVVNVRDTKLGPEVTTHDIPNVGEGKLKNLDEEGIIRIGAEVRPGDILVGKITPKGETQLTPEERLLRSLFGEKSRDVKDTSKRLENGKRGRVISVKVFGREKGDKLESGIIKRIHIEIAQLRNVSVGDKLAGRHGNKGVISKILPIEDMPYMTDGTPVDMILTPLGVPSRMNLGQILELHLGLAAKTLNYQAIVPPFTGATDVEIKQELVKAGYKENGKMKLFDGRTGEAFQQEIAVGYMYILKLHHMVEDKIHMRSIGPYSLITQQPLGGKAQQGGQRFGEMEVWALLGHGAAYNLREVLTIKSDDIQGRSAAFDAIVKGNDIQAPNIPASFNVLMANLKGLALDVDLKKKKVEYEDVTNDEK comes from the coding sequence ATGTCGACAAAAAATACCCCAGCAAAGAGAGAACAAAAGATCTTCGGTAAGTTCAAAGCACCCCTTACCGAGATGCCAAACCTCGTAGAAGCGCAGCTTAATTCATACAAGCTCCTTCTCGAATCGGGCCTTGAAGAAGTATTTCGTGAGTTTTCATCAATTAAGGATTATTCAGGTAAGAAGTTTGAGCTTGATTTCGCAGGCTTTAAGCTTGGAGCTCCTCAGTACGATGAGTTTTATGCTAAAGACAATAAGCTTTCATATGAAGCGCCTCTTAAAGTAATCGTACGTCTTAAGAATAAGACTATCGGTGGTACTAAAGAACAAGAAATTTTCATGGCGGACTTTCCGCTCATGACTCCTCACGGTACGTTTATCATCGCTGGTATTGAACGAGTAATTGTCCCTCAATTGGCTCGATCATTCGGCGTGTTTTTCACATCTGGTGAAATCAAAGGAAAAACATACTTCGGAGCAAAAATCATTCCATCACGAGGTGCATGGATTGAAATCGAATCAGAATCGGACGGATCCCTCTACGTTCGAATTGATCGAAAGCGAAAGTTTCCAGTAACATCACTCCTCCGAATTCTTGGAGCTACAACTGATGCAGATATTCATGCTCTTTTTGCAGGAAATCCAGAAGCAAAGGCTTCAATTGAAAATTCTCTTGCAAAGGATCATGCAAAGACAGTTGAAGAATCATATATTGAAATCCACAAGCGACTACGAGACGGAGATCTAGCTACTGCAGATAACGCACGAGAATTTATCAAGACTATTTTTGATAAAGAGCGATATGATATCTCACGAGTAGGACGATTCCGATTCAATAAGCGATTCGAAAAGAGCATGCAAGAAGAATCTCTTGAACGACGAACTATTGATCTTGATGACGTTGCAACTATTGTGAAGCATGTTATTTCCCTTAATAACACACCTGATTCACGAGAAGATGATATCGATCACCTTGGATCTCGAAGAGTTCGTTATGTTGGGGAATTATTGCAGCAGAAAATTCGAGTTGGTCTTTCACAGATGAAGCGAAATATTCAGGATCGAATGTCTACTATTGAGTCAGACGTTACTATGCCTGTGCAGTTCATCTCACCAAAGCCACTACAGGCTCGAATTAAAGAATTTTTTACAACAAACCAGTTGTCTCAGTTCATGCAGCAAGAAAACATCTTGTCTGAATTGGAACATCTTCGAACCCTCTCAGCTCTCGGACCTGGAGGTCTCGATCGACTACGAGCGGGCTTTGAAGTGCGAGACGTGCACCCATCTCACTACGGACGATTGTGTCCAATCCACACACCTGAAGGACCAAACATCGGTCTTATTCTTCGACTCTGCACCTATGCACGTTTGAATGAATTCGGCATGATTGAAACTCCGTATGCAAAGGTAAAGAATGGAAAGATCACTGGTGAAATTCAGTACTTGAATGCTCTTGAAGAAGAATCATTCAATATTGCTCATGCTGCAACTCAGTATGATAAAGATGGAAATCTAACTGAAGAAGAAACAGAAGTGCGATCAAATGGAAATCCTATTGTAGTTGCTCGAAACGATGTGCACTACATCGACGTAGCAACAAACCAGGCATTCTCTATTGCAACTTCTATGATTCCGTTTCTAAACCACGACGACGCATCACGAGCGCTCATGGGTTCAAACATGCAGAAGCAAGCTACTCCATGTATTATTCCTGAAGCACCATTGGTTGCTACTGGAATTGAAGAGAAAGCAGCTCGAGACACAGGACGACTTATTCTTGCAGATGAAGATGGAGTTATTTCAGCTGTAGATGCACGACAGATCACTCTCAAAACAAATAAAGGTAAAGAAATTACTCACAAGTTGGTGAACTACTCACGAACAAACGGATTTACTGCATTCCACCAGCGACCAGTTGTAAACCTAAATCAGAAAGTTGAGAAGGGAGAATTGCTCGCTGATACTTCATCATCTGATGGAGGACAAATGGCCCTCGGACAAAACATGCTTATTGCATTTATGTCATGGTCTGGAAACAACTACGAAGACGCTATTATTCTTTCAGAAAAACTTGTTAAAGAAAGTAAGTTTACTTCAATCCACTTAGAAGAATTTGTGGTGAACGTACGAGACACAAAGCTCGGACCTGAAGTTACAACTCACGACATTCCAAACGTTGGAGAAGGAAAACTTAAGAACCTCGACGAAGAAGGTATCATTCGAATAGGAGCAGAAGTACGGCCAGGAGATATCCTTGTTGGAAAAATTACTCCAAAGGGAGAAACTCAGCTTACTCCAGAAGAACGACTTCTACGATCACTCTTCGGTGAAAAATCACGAGATGTAAAAGATACATCAAAGCGATTGGAGAACGGAAAGCGAGGACGAGTTATCTCAGTAAAAGTATTCGGACGAGAAAAGGGAGACAAACTTGAATCTGGAATCATCAAGCGAATTCACATTGAAATTGCGCAGCTTCGAAATGTATCTGTAGGAGACAAGCTTGCGGGACGACACGGAAACAAGGGAGTTATCTCAAAGATTCTTCCTATTGAAGATATGCCATACATGACAGACGGAACTCCTGTAGATATGATTTTGACACCGCTTGGAGTGCCATCACGTATGAACCTCGGACAGATTCTTGAACTTCACTTAGGTTTAGCTGCAAAAACTCTTAATTATCAAGCTATCGTCCCTCCATTTACGGGAGCTACCGATGTTGAAATTAAGCAAGAATTGGTAAAGGCTGGTTACAAAGAAAACGGAAAAATGAAACTCTTTGATGGACGAACAGGAGAAGCATTCCAGCAAGAAATTGCAGTAGGTTACATGTATATCTTGAAACTTCACCACATGGTGGAAGATAAGATCCACATGCGATCAATTGGACCTTACTCTCTCATTACTCAGCAGCCACTTGGAGGAAAGGCTCAGCAAGGAGGTCAACGATTTGGAGAAATGGAAGTGTGGGCTCTTCTCGGACACGGCGCAGCATACAACTTGCGAGAAGTTCTCACTATTAAGTCTGACGATATCCAGGGACGATCAGCAGCATTCGATGCAATCGTTAAGGGTAACGACATTCAGGCACCAAATATTCCAGCATCATTCAATGTGCTCATGGCAAACCTAAAGGGACTTGCACTTGATGTTGATTTGAAAAAGAAAAAGGTCGAGTACGAAGATGTAACTAATGACGAAAAATAA
- the rpoC gene encoding DNA-directed RNA polymerase subunit beta', with amino-acid sequence MKTPNNKIKGAENLDFDAIVLRVASPEKIKEWSYGEVTKPETINYRTQRSEKSGLFDEKIFGPDKDYECYCGKYRGIRYKGIVCEKCGVEITRSIVRRERMGHIDLATPVSHIWFLRSMPSRIGMILGLNTPDLEKVIYFAGYIVNSVNEEERQQILKDLDSEFKSKMKNLQDEKSKEAMKEMMTTAKKDIENIQAGQVLDEVQYHNYSMKYGTLFEAGIGAEAIYNIFKNLDLKKLAGKLEVDLEKAGSAEVDKINKRLSLLRAMISSGIRPEWMFLSRIPVIPPGIRPMVPLDGGRYATSDVNDLYRRVINRNNRLKKLKEIMAPDVILRNEKRILQEAVDSLIDNSIRHGNASQSAVNQSQRRALKSLSDNLKGKRGLFRANLLGKRVDYSGRSVIVVGPHLGLHQCGLPKFMALELFRPFVISELLKKEHAFNIRGAGRLIDEGLPEVWAILEDVIKDKYVLLNRAPTLHRLGMQAFKPILIEGSAIQVHPLVCTAFNADFDGDQMAVHVPLSKEAQLEAKEIMASVKNILKPGSGEPTVSAKMLDIVLGCYWMTKIVAGEKGEDKIFPGANSAITAHDFGELSLRAKIKVLPKNTQKYAGFDGKPFETSVGRLLFNAVLPKDYPFINQEINRKKMQAIVTDLIDIYGIENVPAILDRVKEFGFKYATHSGTTWGIDDVVIPKGKPKVIEAARARADVVLSQYNDGLLSQEERARMMIEIWQDAKGQIEKLIPESLDPNGSVSDMVMSGARGSLAQIVQMAGMKGLITNTAGETIEFPIISNSKEGLTPIEYFITTHGSRKGLTDTALNTAKAGYLTRKLFVVAQDTMISEEDCGTKKGINVRKDSGSGLEVPVSKIIRGRTLALDAVTASGEVLFKRGHLLTKDESMKIEEAGIQEVCVRSPMTCESASGICAHCYGNDLGKNKLIEIGEAVGTVAGQAIGEPGTQLTMRTFHSGGTAQIGGDITQGLPRVEEVFEKRSPKNPAVVIHADGLVAEIKDTGKEKIITILPDEGEKPKAKTTKTKKKNDNEYSVSYNRVILVKAGDKVKKGQIVTDGSADIDELFKYGGREVTQDYIISEVSKLYELQGESVSRKHIEVIVRQMFSRRIIKTPGDAAFSVGDLVENHLFVHENARVREKGGEEAKGEYVVMGITEVSLSRKSFLSAASFQHTTRVLINAAIRGTEDNLSGLMENVILGRLIPAGTGFKGSPKAKMIEAMQKASAPAPRFEE; translated from the coding sequence ATGAAAACCCCCAACAACAAAATTAAAGGAGCTGAAAATCTCGATTTCGACGCAATCGTTTTACGAGTGGCTTCTCCTGAAAAAATTAAGGAATGGTCATATGGCGAAGTAACAAAGCCAGAAACTATTAACTATCGTACTCAGCGATCTGAAAAGAGTGGTCTCTTCGATGAAAAAATATTCGGTCCAGATAAGGATTATGAATGTTACTGTGGAAAGTATCGTGGAATTCGATACAAGGGAATTGTCTGTGAAAAGTGTGGAGTTGAAATCACTCGATCAATTGTTCGACGAGAGCGAATGGGCCACATTGATTTAGCTACACCCGTATCTCACATTTGGTTCTTGCGATCAATGCCATCACGAATTGGTATGATCCTCGGATTGAATACTCCTGATCTTGAGAAAGTTATCTACTTCGCAGGATACATTGTAAACAGTGTAAACGAAGAAGAACGACAGCAGATCTTGAAAGACTTGGATTCAGAATTTAAGTCAAAGATGAAGAATCTCCAAGACGAAAAGTCAAAGGAGGCTATGAAAGAGATGATGACAACTGCTAAGAAGGATATTGAAAATATTCAGGCAGGTCAGGTTCTTGATGAAGTGCAGTACCACAACTACTCAATGAAGTACGGTACACTCTTTGAAGCAGGAATTGGAGCAGAAGCTATCTACAATATTTTCAAAAATCTTGATCTTAAGAAATTGGCAGGGAAGCTTGAAGTAGATCTTGAAAAAGCGGGATCAGCAGAAGTTGATAAAATCAACAAGCGATTGTCACTTCTCCGAGCGATGATTAGCTCAGGAATCCGACCTGAATGGATGTTCCTTTCACGAATTCCAGTTATTCCACCAGGTATTCGACCAATGGTTCCTCTAGACGGAGGACGATATGCAACATCAGACGTAAACGATCTTTACCGACGAGTTATCAATCGAAACAACCGACTCAAGAAGCTTAAGGAAATCATGGCTCCTGATGTTATTCTCCGAAACGAAAAGCGAATCTTGCAAGAAGCAGTTGATTCACTTATCGACAACTCTATCCGACACGGAAATGCGTCACAGTCTGCGGTAAATCAGTCACAGCGACGAGCACTTAAGTCACTCTCAGACAATCTTAAGGGTAAGCGAGGTCTCTTCCGAGCAAACCTTCTTGGAAAGCGAGTAGACTACTCAGGACGATCAGTTATCGTGGTGGGTCCACACCTTGGATTGCACCAGTGTGGTCTTCCAAAGTTTATGGCACTCGAACTCTTCCGACCATTTGTTATTTCAGAACTTCTTAAGAAAGAACACGCATTCAACATTCGAGGTGCAGGACGACTTATCGATGAAGGTCTACCAGAAGTATGGGCAATTCTCGAAGATGTAATCAAAGACAAGTATGTGCTTTTGAACCGAGCTCCTACTCTTCACCGATTAGGTATGCAGGCGTTCAAGCCTATCCTTATTGAAGGATCTGCTATCCAAGTTCACCCTCTCGTATGTACAGCGTTCAACGCCGACTTCGACGGAGACCAAATGGCCGTTCACGTTCCGCTTTCAAAAGAAGCGCAGCTTGAAGCAAAGGAAATTATGGCATCTGTGAAGAACATCTTGAAGCCTGGATCTGGAGAACCAACAGTATCAGCAAAAATGCTTGATATCGTTCTTGGATGTTACTGGATGACAAAGATTGTTGCTGGTGAAAAGGGAGAAGATAAAATTTTCCCTGGAGCAAACAGTGCAATTACTGCTCACGACTTCGGTGAACTTTCACTCCGAGCAAAAATCAAAGTACTTCCAAAGAATACTCAGAAGTATGCAGGATTTGATGGTAAGCCATTTGAAACTTCTGTAGGAAGACTTTTGTTCAATGCTGTTCTTCCAAAAGACTATCCATTCATCAATCAAGAAATCAACCGAAAGAAGATGCAGGCAATCGTAACTGATCTTATTGATATTTACGGTATCGAAAATGTTCCTGCAATCCTCGACCGAGTTAAGGAATTCGGATTCAAGTATGCAACACACTCTGGTACAACATGGGGAATTGATGACGTTGTGATTCCAAAGGGTAAGCCAAAGGTTATCGAAGCTGCACGTGCTCGAGCAGATGTTGTGTTGTCACAATACAATGACGGTCTTCTTTCACAGGAAGAACGAGCTCGAATGATGATTGAAATTTGGCAAGATGCTAAGGGTCAAATCGAAAAGCTTATTCCTGAAAGTTTGGATCCAAATGGTTCTGTTTCAGACATGGTTATGTCAGGAGCCCGAGGTTCTCTTGCTCAGATTGTGCAGATGGCCGGAATGAAAGGATTGATTACAAATACTGCTGGAGAAACAATCGAATTCCCAATTATCTCAAACTCAAAGGAAGGTCTAACACCTATTGAATACTTCATTACTACTCACGGATCACGAAAGGGTCTTACCGACACCGCGCTTAACACTGCAAAGGCAGGTTACCTTACTCGTAAGCTCTTCGTTGTAGCCCAGGACACAATGATCTCAGAAGAGGATTGTGGAACTAAGAAAGGAATCAATGTTCGAAAGGATAGTGGAAGTGGACTTGAAGTTCCTGTATCAAAGATCATCCGAGGACGAACACTTGCACTTGATGCTGTTACTGCATCTGGCGAAGTACTCTTCAAGCGAGGACATCTACTCACAAAAGATGAGTCAATGAAAATAGAAGAAGCTGGTATTCAAGAAGTATGCGTACGATCACCAATGACCTGTGAAAGTGCATCAGGAATTTGTGCTCATTGTTACGGAAACGATCTTGGAAAGAACAAGCTTATCGAAATTGGAGAAGCTGTAGGAACTGTTGCTGGTCAGGCTATCGGAGAACCAGGTACACAGCTTACTATGCGAACCTTCCACTCTGGAGGTACTGCACAGATTGGAGGAGACATTACACAAGGTCTTCCTCGAGTTGAAGAAGTCTTTGAAAAACGATCTCCAAAGAATCCTGCTGTAGTTATTCATGCAGATGGACTTGTTGCAGAAATTAAAGATACTGGAAAAGAAAAAATCATTACTATTCTTCCTGATGAAGGAGAGAAGCCAAAGGCAAAAACTACAAAGACAAAGAAGAAGAATGATAATGAATACAGTGTGAGTTATAACCGAGTTATTCTTGTAAAAGCAGGAGATAAGGTAAAGAAGGGTCAAATTGTTACCGACGGTTCTGCAGATATCGACGAACTCTTCAAATATGGAGGCCGAGAAGTTACTCAGGATTACATCATTTCTGAAGTATCAAAGCTCTACGAACTTCAAGGAGAATCTGTTTCTCGAAAGCACATTGAAGTTATTGTACGACAAATGTTCTCACGACGAATCATCAAAACTCCAGGTGACGCTGCATTCTCAGTTGGCGATCTCGTAGAAAACCATCTCTTTGTTCATGAAAATGCACGAGTACGAGAGAAGGGAGGAGAAGAGGCTAAGGGTGAATATGTAGTTATGGGTATTACTGAAGTTTCTCTTTCACGAAAGAGTTTCCTTTCAGCAGCTTCATTCCAACATACAACTCGAGTTCTTATCAATGCCGCTATCCGAGGTACTGAAGACAACCTAAGTGGTCTTATGGAAAACGTTATCTTAGGACGATTGATTCCAGCAGGTACAGGATTTAAGGGAAGTCCAAAGGCAAAGATGATTGAAGCAATGCAAAAAGCTTCAGCTCCAGCACCACGATTTGAGGAGTAG
- a CDS encoding low affinity iron permease family protein yields the protein MNNIFRKIAHKTAYIIGTPWAFMLSVFACIVWAIAGPYYNYSDTWQLVINTGTTVLTFLMLFLVQNTQNRDAKALQLKLDELLRGSKGSRNSFLDIEELNDEELRALEVEFQQIREKYMKRIEHRKIDL from the coding sequence ATGAATAATATTTTCAGAAAAATCGCTCACAAAACTGCATATATTATTGGAACACCCTGGGCATTTATGCTTTCAGTATTTGCATGTATTGTATGGGCAATTGCAGGTCCCTACTATAATTATTCAGATACATGGCAATTAGTAATTAATACAGGAACTACCGTACTCACATTCTTGATGCTCTTTCTTGTGCAAAACACTCAGAACCGAGATGCAAAAGCCCTTCAGCTCAAGCTTGATGAACTCCTTCGCGGATCAAAAGGTTCTCGAAATAGTTTCTTAGATATTGAGGAATTAAATGATGAGGAATTGCGAGCCCTTGAAGTTGAATTCCAGCAAATTCGCGAAAAGTATATGAAGCGAATTGAACACAGAAAAATTGATCTCTAA
- a CDS encoding tRNA (guanosine(37)-N1)-methyltransferase TrmD: MHFHVITLFPNSFDSYLGESILKRAIEDKKIQVHLYNPRDYGEKKNGLEARIDRKPYGGGPGMVIQALPVVLALEDAHKKIEKRFKTKKLLGKKPKIKILFFSPSGTQFTTEYAKVAAKKYTDIVMISGRYEGIDARVKKIFKCEDISVGPFVLTGGELPAMIIMDCVARQIEGVLGDINSLEESRAASADVYTRPEVFEYKKKKYSVPKVLLSGNHGEVEKWRAQQ; encoded by the coding sequence ATGCATTTTCACGTTATTACATTATTTCCCAACTCTTTTGACTCATACCTCGGTGAGTCTATTTTAAAGCGGGCAATTGAAGATAAAAAGATTCAAGTTCATCTTTATAATCCTCGAGATTATGGCGAAAAGAAGAATGGCCTTGAAGCACGCATTGATAGAAAGCCCTATGGCGGAGGGCCTGGTATGGTTATTCAAGCTTTACCTGTTGTACTTGCTCTTGAAGATGCTCATAAAAAAATAGAGAAGAGATTTAAAACTAAAAAACTACTGGGTAAAAAGCCAAAAATTAAGATTCTTTTCTTCAGTCCATCTGGTACTCAATTTACTACTGAATATGCAAAAGTAGCTGCAAAGAAATATACAGATATAGTTATGATTTCAGGTAGATATGAGGGTATAGATGCGCGGGTTAAGAAAATTTTTAAATGTGAAGATATTTCTGTAGGACCATTTGTGCTTACAGGAGGGGAACTACCTGCAATGATTATTATGGATTGTGTCGCACGGCAAATAGAAGGAGTATTGGGAGATATAAATTCTCTTGAGGAATCACGTGCTGCTTCAGCAGATGTATACACACGTCCTGAGGTCTTTGAATATAAAAAGAAGAAATATAGTGTGCCAAAGGTTCTCCTTTCGGGTAATCATGGGGAGGTAGAGAAATGGCGAGCACAGCAATAG
- the rpsP gene encoding 30S ribosomal protein S16 produces the protein MIRLQRVGRKHEPTFRVVLTDSRNSTKSGRMLEILGSHDPRHKEKTQLDADRIKHHLSKGAQLSDTMHNMLVSKKIIEGKKINVLPKKTVEKKEEPAAEAPAATPAA, from the coding sequence ATGATTCGACTACAACGAGTAGGACGCAAGCACGAACCGACATTCCGTGTCGTTTTGACCGACTCTCGAAATAGCACAAAGAGCGGCCGAATGCTTGAGATCCTTGGCTCACATGACCCACGTCATAAAGAGAAGACCCAGCTTGATGCTGACCGCATTAAGCACCACCTTTCAAAGGGTGCCCAGCTTTCAGACACGATGCATAATATGCTCGTTTCAAAGAAGATTATCGAAGGAAAGAAAATCAACGTACTTCCAAAGAAAACAGTAGAAAAGAAAGAAGAACCTGCAGCAGAAGCGCCAGCCGCAACTCCAGCAGCATAA
- a CDS encoding KH domain-containing protein, translated as MTESDTQFLEYVVKALVENPNDVKISRTVDEMGVLMTLSVNPQDMGKIIGRQGNTAKAIRTLLRVVGMKNNARVNLKINEPEGGIKKDSVMKTVDEAMEDLKL; from the coding sequence ATGACAGAAAGCGATACACAATTTCTTGAGTACGTAGTAAAAGCTCTTGTTGAGAATCCAAATGACGTGAAAATTTCACGAACAGTGGATGAAATGGGAGTACTTATGACCTTGAGTGTAAATCCTCAGGACATGGGTAAGATTATTGGCCGACAGGGTAACACCGCAAAGGCTATCCGAACCCTCCTTCGAGTGGTAGGGATGAAGAACAATGCACGCGTCAACCTTAAGATCAACGAACCAGAGGGTGGGATCAAGAAGGATTCAGTAATGAAAACGGTTGATGAAGCAATGGAAGACTTAAAGCTCTAA
- the rnr gene encoding ribonuclease R: MKHHGLIKTTGKGMGFVTVDGMEQEVVITPEFLNHALNGDTVEIILTGTYVDTKRAKLRTGTDSEFKAPQQAGQVVKIIERHKDEYVGTLLTQEGKYQVVPDDRRMYVNIAIPADKINGATPNQKVLAQITGWENGQTNPQGEIVQVIGDKGTHETEMQSIILDRGIDTNFPDDVDAEAHALEKSEKPIKPEEIARRKDFRGTFTTTIDPFDAKDFDDALSIKDLGDGKFEIGVHIADVSHYVRPGTALDREAKNRGTSVYLVDRTIPMLPEVLSNDLCSLNPHEDKCAFSAVFVMDMEGKVHERWFGKTVINSDKRFSYEEAQESLNTQGLHFKELNTLNQIAYKLRAEKYKAGAIDFETEEVKFKLDKDGKPIEVVKKQRLDTHKLVEEYMLLANREVAKFIYDKQKGNLDTASIYRIHDLPDPDRMADLSLFLQAMGHSLPLKQGKVNSQDINKLLKSIVGTPEESLIKTATIRSMAKAIYSTKNIGHFGLAFTYYTHFTSPIRRYPDLIVQRILYYILNQDKKHLKDEWKSYEKIANHSTEKEIAAAEAERASIKYKQVEYMSAHIGEEFNGKISGVTEWGLYVEEENTKCEGMIPLRELGNDFFTLNRKTYTVIGEKTKKKFRLGDAVRFRVVNADLDAKTLDYKLVA; this comes from the coding sequence ATGAAACACCACGGACTAATAAAAACAACGGGAAAAGGTATGGGTTTTGTGACAGTAGACGGTATGGAACAAGAAGTAGTTATTACTCCTGAATTTCTCAATCACGCTCTCAATGGTGATACTGTTGAAATCATTCTCACCGGTACCTATGTAGATACCAAACGTGCAAAGCTCCGCACAGGCACTGACTCTGAATTCAAAGCTCCTCAACAAGCAGGTCAGGTTGTAAAAATTATCGAACGACACAAAGATGAATATGTGGGTACTCTCCTCACCCAAGAAGGTAAATATCAGGTTGTGCCCGATGATCGACGAATGTATGTAAATATTGCTATTCCTGCAGATAAAATTAATGGTGCTACACCAAATCAAAAGGTTTTAGCGCAAATCACAGGTTGGGAAAATGGACAAACAAACCCTCAAGGTGAAATTGTGCAGGTTATTGGAGATAAAGGTACTCACGAGACTGAAATGCAATCTATTATTCTTGATCGAGGTATTGATACCAACTTTCCAGATGATGTTGATGCCGAAGCTCATGCTTTAGAAAAATCAGAAAAGCCTATAAAACCAGAAGAAATTGCACGCCGTAAAGATTTCAGAGGGACATTTACTACAACAATCGATCCATTTGACGCAAAAGATTTTGATGATGCCCTTTCTATTAAAGATCTAGGTGATGGAAAATTTGAGATTGGCGTACACATTGCCGATGTATCTCATTATGTTCGCCCAGGTACAGCTCTTGATCGTGAAGCAAAAAACCGAGGTACATCTGTCTATCTAGTAGATCGAACTATTCCTATGCTTCCAGAAGTACTTTCAAACGACCTTTGTAGTTTGAATCCTCATGAAGATAAATGTGCATTCTCAGCTGTATTTGTGATGGACATGGAAGGAAAAGTGCATGAGCGATGGTTTGGAAAGACAGTTATCAACTCCGACAAACGATTTAGTTATGAAGAGGCACAAGAATCTCTTAACACTCAGGGATTACATTTCAAAGAATTAAATACTTTAAATCAAATTGCGTATAAGCTTAGAGCTGAAAAATATAAAGCTGGAGCAATTGATTTTGAAACAGAAGAAGTAAAATTTAAGCTTGATAAAGATGGCAAGCCTATTGAAGTAGTAAAGAAACAAAGACTCGATACCCACAAGCTCGTAGAAGAATACATGCTTTTAGCAAACCGAGAAGTAGCTAAATTTATCTATGACAAACAAAAAGGCAATTTAGATACGGCATCTATTTATCGAATCCACGATCTTCCCGATCCAGATCGAATGGCAGATCTCTCATTATTCTTACAAGCAATGGGACATTCACTTCCACTAAAGCAAGGTAAGGTAAACTCTCAAGATATAAATAAACTTTTAAAGTCTATTGTAGGTACTCCAGAAGAATCTCTCATAAAGACTGCTACTATTCGTTCAATGGCAAAAGCTATTTATTCAACCAAAAATATTGGACACTTCGGTCTTGCATTTACCTACTATACTCACTTTACATCCCCTATCCGTCGTTATCCTGATCTTATAGTGCAGCGAATTCTGTACTACATTCTCAATCAAGATAAAAAGCATCTTAAGGATGAATGGAAGTCATATGAAAAGATTGCTAATCATTCTACAGAAAAAGAAATTGCAGCAGCAGAAGCTGAACGTGCATCTATTAAATACAAGCAAGTAGAATACATGAGTGCTCATATTGGTGAAGAATTTAATGGCAAAATTTCTGGCGTTACAGAATGGGGGCTTTATGTAGAAGAAGAAAATACAAAGTGTGAAGGTATGATTCCACTTCGAGAGTTAGGAAACGATTTTTTCACTTTAAATAGAAAGACCTATACGGTTATTGGTGAAAAAACTAAGAAAAAATTCAGACTCGGAGATGCTGTACGCTTCCGCGTGGTAAATGCTGATCTTGATGCTAAAACTCTTGATTACAAACTTGTAGCCTAA